In Spinacia oleracea cultivar Varoflay chromosome 5, BTI_SOV_V1, whole genome shotgun sequence, a single window of DNA contains:
- the LOC110786943 gene encoding uncharacterized protein produces MAETSALYFISTGSSLLSISRSFRNIPPFSSSSTLSPITRFTTNIRPQSFSSRFFRFTVKASSDDQFGFDHGSYPWDPQSLDSDSGIQWVREDTITMFTADGLVQLGGSLVPRRISPSEKKQGKVKNPPKYQRFQESDYMDPNQSLCLGALFDIAATNGLDMGRRLYIVGFCRSVEMLSDVIEDSVLEQGGEVVVAEKATKGGLQEKLSMTVAVPLLWGVPPASDTLHLAVRSGGGIVQKVFRQWHFM; encoded by the exons ATGGCGGAAACTTCAGCACTGTATTTCATATCAACTGGATCTTCATTGCTAAGTATTTCTCGAAGCTTCCGCAACATTCCTcctttctcctcctcctccacatTATCTCCTATTACCAGATTTACCACTAACATTCGTCCTCAATCGTTTTCCTCTCGATTTTTCCGATTCACCGTTAAAGCTTCTTCGGATGACCAGTTCGGTTTTGACCATGGATCTTACCCGTGGGATCCTCAGTCGCTTGATTCCGATTCTG GTATTCAGTGGGTTCGTGAGGACACAATCACAATGTTCACTGCAGATGGGCTCGTTCAACTGGGAGGTTCTTTAGTTCCACGGCGTATCTCTCCATCAGAG AAGAAGCAGGGTAAGGTGAAAAATCCTCCAAAGTATCAGCGCTTTCAGGAGAGTGATTACATGGATCCAAACCAAAGCCTTTGTCTGGGTGCTCTCTTTGATATTGCAGCAACAAAT GGGCTTGATATGGGTAGAAGGCTTTACATCGTCGGCTTTTGTCGTTCAGTTGAGATGCTTAGTGATGTTATCGAGGACAGTGTCCTGGAGCAAGGTGGAGAG GTGGTTGTTGCAGAGAAAGCAACAAAGGGTGGATTGCAGGAGAAGTTAAGTATGACTGTTGCGGTGCCACTACTTTGGGGTGTTCCTCCTGCTTCAGATACACTACATCTTGCTGTCAGAAGTGGTGGAGGGATAGTGCAGAAGGTATTCCGGCAGTGGCACTTCATGTAA